In Microbispora sp. ZYX-F-249, the sequence TCCCGGCGTCGGTGAGACGGGTCCCCTGGTCGGCCCGGGCGATGCCGAAGTCGGTGAGCACCAGCGTGCCGTCGGAACGCACCAGCAGGTTGCCCGGTTTGACGTCCCGGTGCACGATGCCCCGCTCGTGCACGGCCTGGAGGGCGGACGCGGCCTGCGCGATCAGCTCCATCGCGGGCTCGGCGCCGATGCGGCCGAGGCGGGTCAGCAGCCGGTCGAGGGGCTCGCCGTCGACGAACCGCATGACCAGGTACGCGGTGGAGCCGTCGCCGGGGACCTCGGTGACCCCGTAGTCGTAGACGTCGACGACGCCGGGGTGGTTGACGGTCGCCATCGCCCGGGCCTCGCCCTGGAAGCGGACGGCGAATCCGGGGTCGTCGAGGCGACCGGGGAGAAGCACCTTGACGGCGACGGTGCGTGCGAGGACGGTGTCCTCACCACGCCATACCTCGCCCATGCCCCCGGCGCCGAGCCGGGCGTCCAAGCGGTAGCGCCCAGCCAGGGTCGTGCCTTGGGCCACCATTTGCGCCCCGTACCCCCTAAGTCACTCGACCCCCGAAGGTGTCCAACAAAGCAGGTTCGCGTCGCGGGTAGATAACGACAGCATCACGGAACCCTGTACGCGTACGGGATCCAGGCTCGGGGGTCGGAAGTCGAGCCTACCTGTGCATCACCCTAACCGCTGCCCGCCTCCGTCGCCCGGAAAGCATCGCGGAGTCCCCGCCCCCGATTAAGACGCTTCCCCGGCCCATTTAGTTGCCTGCATTCTTCATGGGCACCGGGAAATCACGACCCAATAGGCTGGCCCGCATGAGTCTTGCTCCAGGTCTGCACGCCGAGGTCCTCATCATGGTGGAGCGTGAGGACACGGCGATCCGGGTCGGCAGCGGCGACGTGCCGGTGCTGGGCACGCCGCGGCTGCTGTCGTTCGCCGAGGGGGCCACGGTCAAAGCCGTCCAGCAGCACCTGGAGCCCGGGCAGACCACGGTGGGGACCAGGGTTCTGCTCGAGCACCGGCTGCCCAGCCGGGTCGGGATGCACGTCGAGATCGGCGTGGAGCTCGCGGAGGTGGACGGCAGGCGGCTCGTCTTCTCCGTCAGGGCCGTCGACAAGACCGGCGCCCTGGTCGCCACGGGCACGATCGAGCGGGTCGTCGTCGACCGGGAGCGGTTCCTGTCCCGCCTCTGAACCCCCCTCGGGTCCTACTCGATGACGGCGATCAGGTCTCCCTCCTGGACGACGTCGCCCTCCTTCACCTGGAGCTTCGCGATGGTCCCGGCGTCCTCGGCGAGGACCGGGATCTCCATCTTCATCGACTCCAGGATCACGAGCGTGTCACCCTCCTCGACGACCTCGCCCTCGCTCACGACGATCTTCCAGACGTTCGCCACCATCTCGGCGTGCACCTCGGCCACCCGGGAACTCCCCTCAACGTGAATTCAGCAGATCAGGCTTTTCTCATCCGGGAGACCAGCCCGGTGTCGTAGTCCCCGCTCACGAACTCGGGATGGTCCAGCAACTCGGCGCAGAACGGCAGGTTGTGCTTCGGGCCCTCGATCCTGAACCCGGCGACCGCCTCCCGGCCCCGCTCCAGTGCCTCCTCGCGGGTGGCGCCGACGACACAGAGCTTGGCCATCAGCGGGTCGTAGAACGGCGTGACGGTGTTGCCCGCCGTGTAACCCGAATCGATGCGCACCCCCTCGCCGACCGGCTCCTCCCACACCCCGATCTTGCCAGGCCCGGGGAGGAACCTGCGGGGGTCCTCGGCGTAGACGCGGAACTCGATGGCGTGGCCGCTCACCCGCGGCTCGACGGAGTAGACCTCCCCGGCCGCGACGCGGATCTGGTGCTCGACGAGGTCGAGGCCGGTGACCAGTTCGGTGACGGGGTGCTCCACCTGGAGGCGGGTGTTCATCTCCAGGAAGACGAAATCCTGGGCGTCGGCGTCGACGAGGCACTCCACCGTGCCCGCGCCGCGGTAGGCCACGGCCTCTCCGGCCCGTACGGCCGCCGCCAGCATCCGCTCGCGCAGCTCCGGGGTCACGCCCGGGGACGGGCTCTCCTCCACGACCTTCTGGTGGCGCCGCTGCACCGAGCAGTCCCGTTCGCCCAGGGCGACCACGGTGCCGTCGGCGAGGCCCAGGATCTGCACCTCGACGTGCCTGGCCCGCTCGATGTAGCGCTCGAGCAGGATGGCCGGCTCGCCGCCGAAACGGGCGGCCGCCCGGCAGGCCTGCTCGAACGCCTTGGCCAGCGACGCGTCGTCGCGCGCCACGCCCATCCCGATGCCGCCGCCCCCGCCGGCCGCCTTCACCATCACCGGGTATCCGATCTCCCGGGCGGCCCGCTCCGCCTGCGCGAGGTCGGACACCGGCTCCCTGGTCCCGGCGGCGACCGGCACGCCCGCCGCCTCCATCAGGTTACGGGCGTTGATCTTGTCGCCCATCTGCTCGATGGCCTTGGGGTCCGGGCCGATCCAGACGAGGCCGGCGTCGGTCACCGCGCGGGCGAACGCCGCGTTCTCGGCGAGGAACCCGTATCCGGGGTGGACCGCCCGCGCCCCCGTCGTACGGGCGGCCTGGAGGACCTTGTCGATGTCCAGGTAGCTCTGGGCCGGGTTCGCGGGGCCGAGGAGCACGGCGTCGTCGGCCTCACGCGCGAACGGCAGGTCGGCGTCCGCCTCGGAGTGGACCGCGACCGCGCGCAGGCCCATGCCCCGCACCGTACGGATGATCCGCCGGGCTATTTCGCCACGGTTGGCGACGAGAACTGAGTCGAACACGCAGCCAACTCTAGGGTGACCCGCCGCTCCGTCCCTCCGACCCTTCCGACTGAACGTGGGGGCCGATTCTGTAGGGTCGCCACAACATCGGCGGCGTCGGCGCGGCGGTCAACGCGCTCCGATGCTACGTCTGCTACAAGCGCGCGACGAGCACGAGCCGGTCGACGACGCGCGCCATCGCCTCCACCACCCCGGGGTCGTAGGCCGAGCCGCCGTCGAGGCGCAGCCGTTCCAGCGCCGCCGCCGCCCGGTCCCTGTCGGTCGAGCCGCCCACGAGGTCGTCGTAGGCGTTGGCGGCCTTGATGATGCGGCTCGCCATCGGCGGGGCCTCGCCGAGCGTGTCGCACTGCCGCCGGACGATCTCCGCGACGCCGTGGAGGACGCCGGTCTTCCTGATCACCTCGGCGCCCAGCTCGGCGATCCGCCGCGCCTGCGCCGGGTCGGCGAGCACGGTCGCGCCGCCGGGGATCGGGTCGCGTAGCGACAGCTGGCCGATGTCGTGCATGAGCGCGGCATACTCCAGCTCCAGCAGCTGCGGCTCCGCCATGCCGAGCTCCCGGCCGATCGCGACCGACAACTGGCTGACGCGGCGCGAGTGGCCCGGTTCGACGTACCCGCCGACCTCGGTGACCCGGCTCAGCGCGCGCACGGTCTGCAGGTAGGTCGCCCGGATGCCGGCGTACTTGCGGAAGGCCACCTGCGTGACGAGCAGCGGCGCGGCGAACGCGGGCAGCGCGGTCATGTCCATGCTGTGCGAGGCGAGCGCGAGCAGTATGCCCGACGCCCCGACGGCGGCGCCGAGCGGCGCCGCCATCCTGATCTCGTCCCGTACGGCGACGCCGAACGCGGTCTTGACCTGGTCGGCCCGGTGCATGGCCGCGATCACCACGTCGGCCGCGAGCATGACCGTGACGAGCACCGCCATCACGCCGAGCGCCGGCCACCAGTTGCCGCCCCGGTCGCCGGTGTTCCGCGCGAGCTCCCCCAGCGGGCCGGTGAGCGGCCGGTAGGCGAAGGCGAGCAGCGACCCGGCGAGCAGCCGCCGGGCCATGGCGTCGAGCCGCGGCGGCCGGCCGACCGCCAGATGCGGCAGCCCTCCCGCGATCATGCCGACCGACATCACCGCCACGACCTGCAGGGCCGAATGCTGCGCCGGCCGTCCGCCCACGTCGAGCAGGAGGGCGTACCCGAGCGAGGCGGCAGTGGAGATCGGGGCGACCTCGCGGTTACCGGGCATCGTGAGCCGGGCCAGCTCCCCGGCGGCGATGAGCGCGCCGAACCCGATGGCGACCCGCGGGTCGGTCAGCCCCTGGGCCGTGGTGT encodes:
- a CDS encoding thioesterase family protein; this encodes MSLAPGLHAEVLIMVEREDTAIRVGSGDVPVLGTPRLLSFAEGATVKAVQQHLEPGQTTVGTRVLLEHRLPSRVGMHVEIGVELAEVDGRRLVFSVRAVDKTGALVATGTIERVVVDRERFLSRL
- a CDS encoding biotin/lipoyl-binding carrier protein, with the protein product MAEVHAEMVANVWKIVVSEGEVVEEGDTLVILESMKMEIPVLAEDAGTIAKLQVKEGDVVQEGDLIAVIE
- a CDS encoding acetyl-CoA carboxylase biotin carboxylase subunit yields the protein MFDSVLVANRGEIARRIIRTVRGMGLRAVAVHSEADADLPFAREADDAVLLGPANPAQSYLDIDKVLQAARTTGARAVHPGYGFLAENAAFARAVTDAGLVWIGPDPKAIEQMGDKINARNLMEAAGVPVAAGTREPVSDLAQAERAAREIGYPVMVKAAGGGGGIGMGVARDDASLAKAFEQACRAAARFGGEPAILLERYIERARHVEVQILGLADGTVVALGERDCSVQRRHQKVVEESPSPGVTPELRERMLAAAVRAGEAVAYRGAGTVECLVDADAQDFVFLEMNTRLQVEHPVTELVTGLDLVEHQIRVAAGEVYSVEPRVSGHAIEFRVYAEDPRRFLPGPGKIGVWEEPVGEGVRIDSGYTAGNTVTPFYDPLMAKLCVVGATREEALERGREAVAGFRIEGPKHNLPFCAELLDHPEFVSGDYDTGLVSRMRKA
- a CDS encoding HD-GYP domain-containing protein yields the protein MRERRLTARPVGLDSGQLLLICAAGMLTVAGIAHTTAQGLTDPRVAIGFGALIAAGELARLTMPGNREVAPISTAASLGYALLLDVGGRPAQHSALQVVAVMSVGMIAGGLPHLAVGRPPRLDAMARRLLAGSLLAFAYRPLTGPLGELARNTGDRGGNWWPALGVMAVLVTVMLAADVVIAAMHRADQVKTAFGVAVRDEIRMAAPLGAAVGASGILLALASHSMDMTALPAFAAPLLVTQVAFRKYAGIRATYLQTVRALSRVTEVGGYVEPGHSRRVSQLSVAIGRELGMAEPQLLELEYAALMHDIGQLSLRDPIPGGATVLADPAQARRIAELGAEVIRKTGVLHGVAEIVRRQCDTLGEAPPMASRIIKAANAYDDLVGGSTDRDRAAAALERLRLDGGSAYDPGVVEAMARVVDRLVLVARL